A region of Bacillus rossius redtenbacheri isolate Brsri chromosome 2, Brsri_v3, whole genome shotgun sequence DNA encodes the following proteins:
- the LOC134529792 gene encoding TBC1 domain family member 7 isoform X2 has product MLWVVPVHLDSYDFVMQQRKQQYEDLKHGLGILGITFDESTKPNFFVVLWLLDSGKLKLDWRCQMEEERYKSLTHISNSVMNMFESDVDIYWLSRGIFQYVDKFRGDISKLVQFTKSILEKEDNELYSFLLHIDAFTVLPINNWMQSCFANVITESSVGKIWDKLAAGSCKILVFVAVVLLMTLRRRILKCNTVAEVLECVNRISDEVADVIVSKAIEMWQQNGSSLASTNGLEFTKSPASTVWL; this is encoded by the exons GGGTGGTTCCGGTACACCTTGATAGCTATGACTTCGTTATGCAGCAGAGGAAGCAGCAATATGAAGACCTAAAACATGGACTGGGTATTTTAGGAATAACTTTTGATGAGAGTACAAAACCAAATTTCTTTGTTGTACTTTGGCTCCTGGACAGCGGTAAATTGAAATTAGATTGGCGTTGTCAG ATGGAAGAAGAGCGTTACAAAAGTTTGACACACATATCAAATTCTGTGATGAATATGTTTGAGAGTGATGTGGACATTTATTGGCTATCAAGAGGTATTTTCCAATATGTGGACAAATTTAGAGGTGACATATCTAAACTTGTACAATTTACCAAGAGCATTCTTGAGAAGGAAGACAACGAACTTTACAG CTTCCTTCTTCATATTGATGCCTTTACTGTCCTACCGATAAATAACTGGATGCAGTCGTGTTTTGCAAACGTGATTACCGAATCGTCTGTGGGAAA AATTTGGGATAAACTTGCAGCAGGCTCATGCAAGATTTTGGTGTTTGTCGCTGTCGTCTTACTGATGACGTTAAGGAGGCGCATCTTGAAATGCAACACGGTGGCAGAAGTTTTGGAGTGTGTGAATAGG ATATCTGATGAAGTTGCTGATGTTATTGTCAGCAAAGCTATTGAAATGTGGCAGCAGAATGGAAGTTCTCTTGCATCTACCAATGGCTTGGAATTTACCAAGAGCCCTGCATCCACTGTGTGGTTATAA